From Nitrospirota bacterium, a single genomic window includes:
- the dusB gene encoding tRNA dihydrouridine synthase DusB encodes MLSIGRLTFASPLVLAPMAGITDLPFRLINRQFGCGLAFTEMISASALSHKNKNTLRMLSATPDDRPLGVQILGDNPEIIKGALDIISGYNFDLIDLNAACPVDKVASGGKGAGLLREPVKLQKLLREIIRHTVLPVTVKIRSGWDETSVNAVEIALRAQDAGVSGLFIHGRTKTQGYSGTVDYNIIRKVKESLKIPVVASGDGLTPALVGKLFNETGCDGVAVARGALGNPWIFSETAEYLKSGEAPPCPDIHEIAQIMKKHLALNTAFHGEKTGILLFRKLFAWYVRGMSVKQLRSRAFRSCSYDDMLRLICELQLLQDKCHVPAPL; translated from the coding sequence ATGCTTTCAATCGGGCGTCTGACATTTGCATCTCCTTTGGTCCTGGCCCCTATGGCAGGGATAACCGACCTGCCGTTCCGCCTGATTAACAGGCAGTTTGGCTGCGGGCTCGCATTCACAGAGATGATAAGCGCCTCAGCGCTGAGTCATAAAAACAAAAATACGCTGAGAATGCTTTCCGCAACCCCTGATGACAGGCCCTTAGGCGTACAGATACTCGGAGACAACCCTGAAATCATTAAAGGCGCGCTGGATATTATATCGGGATATAACTTTGACCTGATAGATTTGAATGCCGCATGTCCTGTAGACAAAGTAGCATCAGGCGGAAAAGGGGCCGGACTGCTAAGGGAGCCTGTGAAACTGCAAAAGCTCCTGAGAGAAATCATCAGGCATACAGTCCTGCCTGTTACAGTAAAGATACGCTCCGGATGGGATGAAACATCAGTCAATGCGGTTGAAATAGCGCTTCGTGCTCAGGATGCCGGCGTTAGCGGGCTTTTTATTCACGGCAGGACCAAGACGCAGGGTTACAGCGGAACAGTTGATTACAACATTATAAGGAAAGTAAAAGAGTCCCTGAAAATACCCGTGGTTGCAAGCGGGGACGGGCTGACTCCGGCGCTTGTCGGAAAATTATTCAATGAGACAGGGTGTGACGGGGTTGCCGTTGCAAGGGGGGCGTTAGGCAATCCATGGATATTCAGTGAGACGGCGGAGTACCTGAAAAGCGGAGAGGCGCCTCCCTGCCCTGATATTCATGAAATAGCGCAAATCATGAAAAAGCATCTTGCCTTAAATACTGCATTCCACGGGGAGAAGACAGGCATATTGCTTTTCAGGAAATTATTTGCATGGTATGTAAGGGGGATGTCAGTAAAACAATTAAGAAGCAGGGCCTTCCGGTCCTGCAGTTATGATGATATGCTTAGATTAATATGTGAATTACAGCTTTTGCAGGACAAATGTCATGTGCCGGCTCCGCTCTGA
- a CDS encoding NAD(P)/FAD-dependent oxidoreductase, with protein sequence MKKDVVIIGAGAAGLMCALTAGRRRRSVLVLEHMEKIANKVRVSGGGRCNFTNLNASSNNYISRNPSFCKSALARFTPYDFIGMIEKHGVGYYEKEDGQLFCKRSSGEIIDLLYKECSQAGVEIQPGCRIESIKKKNRFIIAANHGAVESQSLVVAAGGLSYPKLGATERGYGIARQFGLNVTPLRPALVPLVFEKKEMNDFCGLSGVSLNTIVSCGKVSFDGNILFTHRGLSGPAILQISLYWEAGMPITINLMPGTDVHALFTAKRQSRMKIENLLSEYLPMSFAKKWCELFIRSKPVNQYSEKELREIAYKLQNWQIIPHGTEGYEKAEVTLGGVDTDELSSRTMEAKKAPGLYFIGEVVDVTGQLGGFNLQWAWSSGYAAGQYA encoded by the coding sequence ATGAAAAAAGATGTCGTCATTATCGGCGCCGGCGCGGCAGGCCTTATGTGCGCGCTTACAGCGGGCCGGCGCAGGAGGTCGGTGCTGGTGCTTGAACACATGGAGAAAATTGCGAACAAGGTGCGCGTCTCAGGAGGCGGACGATGCAATTTCACCAATCTTAATGCCTCAAGCAATAATTATATCTCCAGGAATCCAAGCTTTTGCAAATCTGCGCTGGCGCGTTTTACGCCCTATGATTTTATCGGCATGATAGAAAAGCACGGTGTTGGATATTATGAGAAAGAGGACGGACAGCTTTTTTGCAAGCGGAGTTCAGGGGAGATCATTGATTTACTGTATAAGGAGTGTTCACAGGCAGGGGTTGAGATTCAGCCGGGCTGCCGCATTGAATCCATAAAGAAAAAAAACCGTTTTATTATTGCGGCAAACCATGGTGCGGTAGAATCGCAGTCGCTGGTCGTTGCCGCCGGCGGGTTATCCTACCCCAAACTCGGAGCGACTGAAAGAGGCTATGGCATTGCAAGGCAGTTTGGCTTAAATGTGACTCCTTTGAGGCCTGCGCTCGTACCTCTCGTTTTTGAAAAAAAGGAGATGAATGACTTCTGCGGATTAAGCGGAGTTTCCCTGAATACGATAGTCAGCTGCGGGAAAGTCAGTTTTGACGGCAATATTCTCTTCACCCACAGGGGTCTAAGCGGTCCGGCAATTCTCCAGATTTCACTATACTGGGAAGCAGGGATGCCCATTACCATTAACCTGATGCCCGGGACGGATGTGCATGCGCTGTTCACGGCAAAACGCCAAAGCAGAATGAAGATTGAAAACCTTCTCTCAGAATACCTTCCCATGAGCTTTGCAAAAAAATGGTGCGAACTCTTCATCCGGTCAAAACCTGTTAATCAATATTCGGAAAAAGAACTCAGGGAAATTGCATACAAGCTTCAAAACTGGCAGATAATCCCGCATGGGACAGAGGGATATGAAAAAGCAGAGGTGACTTTAGGCGGGGTTGATACGGATGAGCTTTCATCAAGAACAATGGAGGCAAAAAAGGCGCCGGGACTATATTTTATCGGTGAGGTCGTTGATGTTACCGGACAACTCGGGGGATTCAACCTTCAATGGGCGTGGTCCTCAGGATATGCGGCAGGACAGTATGCGTAG
- the maf gene encoding septum formation protein Maf, whose translation MKKIILASTSPRRKEMLKMIGLKFKVDANGHEEKRRHGLSPRTLARLLSREKAKSAAVRHKNALIIAADTFIVFKGKLFGKPHKKEEALRMLLTLNGKAHTVITGFTIIDTAGGKIISRSAKTKVWFKKLTADEIKSYVKSGEPLDKAGGYAVQGRGAFLIKKIEGDFLNVVGLPLRMLIKSLREFGVCTLNSYGII comes from the coding sequence ATGAAAAAAATTATACTCGCATCAACATCTCCGAGGAGAAAAGAGATGCTTAAAATGATCGGCTTGAAATTTAAAGTTGATGCAAACGGTCATGAAGAGAAGAGGAGGCATGGTCTGAGTCCGCGGACCCTTGCGCGTTTACTGTCGCGGGAGAAAGCCAAATCCGCTGCCGTCAGGCATAAAAATGCGCTCATTATTGCGGCAGATACATTTATTGTTTTTAAAGGAAAATTGTTCGGCAAGCCGCATAAAAAAGAAGAGGCGCTCAGGATGCTGTTGACACTGAACGGAAAGGCGCATACGGTAATCACTGGGTTTACGATTATTGACACTGCCGGCGGAAAAATAATATCAAGGTCCGCAAAGACAAAAGTCTGGTTTAAGAAACTCACTGCGGACGAGATAAAATCCTACGTAAAATCAGGAGAGCCGCTTGACAAGGCAGGAGGCTATGCAGTTCAGGGCAGGGGCGCTTTCCTTATTAAAAAGATAGAGGGCGATTTTTTAAATGTTGTGGGACTGCCCCTGCGCATGCTCATAAAGAGCCTGAGAGAATTTGGTGTGTGTACTTTGAATTCTTATGGTATCATTTAA
- a CDS encoding HNH endonuclease: MDYFISTVTDQEISREKQKARDLRKTQWWKRKCSSGKCHYCGSEAPPRELTMDHIVPIIRGGKSTKNNVVTACKECNNKKKHSIPVEWDEYLQRLKKAEID, translated from the coding sequence ATGGATTATTTTATTTCAACAGTCACTGATCAGGAGATCAGCAGAGAAAAGCAGAAGGCGCGGGACCTCAGGAAAACTCAGTGGTGGAAGCGGAAATGCTCCAGTGGAAAGTGTCATTATTGCGGCAGTGAAGCGCCGCCCCGTGAGTTGACTATGGACCATATCGTGCCTATAATACGGGGGGGAAAATCAACAAAGAATAACGTGGTCACTGCTTGTAAGGAGTGCAACAACAAGAAAAAACACTCCATCCCTGTTGAATGGGATGAATACCTGCAGCGGCTGAAGAAGGCAGAGATTGATTAA
- a CDS encoding CBS domain-containing protein, with translation MLKVKDVLKKKGRNIWSISLNETVYRALELMAEKDIGALIVIESGQIAGIFTERDYARKVILKGKASKETLVKELMTKKDAMYSITSDKSVEECLALFAAAHCRHMPVYEDNVLIGLVTIGDMANTIIDEQKITISNLQNYITGSG, from the coding sequence ATGTTAAAAGTCAAAGACGTTTTAAAGAAAAAGGGCCGCAATATCTGGTCCATCAGCCTTAATGAAACGGTATACAGGGCGCTTGAACTAATGGCTGAAAAGGACATAGGCGCCCTTATTGTTATTGAGAGCGGACAGATAGCCGGCATATTTACCGAACGGGATTACGCGCGGAAGGTAATTCTGAAAGGAAAGGCTTCAAAAGAAACACTTGTTAAGGAATTAATGACAAAAAAAGATGCGATGTATTCTATAACCTCAGATAAATCCGTAGAGGAATGTCTTGCGCTGTTTGCAGCCGCGCACTGCCGCCATATGCCAGTGTATGAGGATAATGTACTGATAGGTCTTGTGACTATAGGCGATATGGCCAATACGATTATTGACGAACAGAAAATAACCATAAGCAATCTTCAAAACTATATTACAGGCAGCGGATAA